The following proteins are encoded in a genomic region of Dyadobacter sp. UC 10:
- a CDS encoding response regulator has translation MFSTDRDMLTIGIIDPFPIMLTGLSMLITSQYKGARFLTARTLVKFKRNQPPEEPFIIILSVSNSILNNRLNSVKTCKEAFPASKIIVYDYTSCHEDCASYFMAGADGYLGGQDDKQRLIACIESIIARSRFSKSVPSRL, from the coding sequence ATGTTCAGCACAGATAGAGACATGCTGACGATCGGCATCATCGATCCATTCCCGATTATGCTGACAGGCTTATCGATGTTAATTACCTCTCAATACAAAGGGGCCAGGTTTTTAACAGCCCGGACCCTTGTAAAATTTAAAAGAAACCAACCACCGGAAGAACCATTTATCATTATTCTCAGTGTGAGTAATAGTATCCTGAATAACCGCCTCAACTCAGTAAAAACCTGCAAAGAAGCGTTTCCTGCATCGAAGATCATCGTATACGATTATACATCCTGCCATGAAGACTGCGCGAGCTACTTCATGGCAGGTGCCGATGGCTATCTCGGCGGGCAGGATGACAAACAAAGATTAATTGCCTGCATCGAATCAATCATCGCACGATCACGATTTTCGAAGTCCGTACCGTCCCGCCTTTGA
- a CDS encoding T9SS type A sorting domain-containing protein, producing MDLRLHFRRASYVARLFSTLTGSTLGYCIKMLARRQPGRNLFPVLIAFGYFVTNANAQTCATVERFQTTTFARPSTGTGGTVPIAGYSQNNWQGSGAGNIDRGPGSIYFSDNTNTQTFTQAVSNVNLKGTGATFSMTFSAFNGNSLSFPYDGNQSDLRISYAGVLYATISTSNGTATTGAGTVAFFNGAVNSTNGSNASYNYDINANGGAGFVHTLSLRLPTTIPNSGSFTVVFVPNANAIDPRTFSDDYNVFTASLLSCPIIYSGTILDDANALTDNLVNGSPINTASVAGLQVALYDGSGNIVAGTTTNVNADGTYSISHIGTGTYTVRLLNLPSTYVNTGESSNGTGTIPDGTADGIVSAYTILNANTNTDKPNGNIGIQQPPQTAVSSIPAQPNPGGSVAVAIPATAFTISTTADPNTGDAAPGVVNYIRITSFPANATSIVIDGVSFTSLAAINLVYPNGIPTDASGAPTVSVGVDPVDGAVTVVLPIAAVDNGGAQDPTPGSITVPFSDALVSVSGNVWNDANGEATKDGSEPFTNGGGLFANLTDASGAVVASVPVDAATGAYSFSNVSPNTAYSIVLTETGQTNGTILTASDLPDGWENTGVNLGGTADPGNKTGVIALTTSTTDVSSANFGIEQTPTADDKTISNLPNSTFSSMPPSGFPPVTDYVAVAMSDPALLPLSGSDPEDCAAAASCSTGSTFIIESINTANTKLYYDFGGAIGVQEVIPGTSTGVIPNFDPAKMVIYGAIGSGNSTSPLEFTYQLVDAAGIPSLPATYLVSTESSLPVVLSRFTVKESESHAALLNWTTTAETNSQKFDIQHSADAKTWDVIASVDSKGESKDIVDYSYTHTSPFPGENLYRLKMVDLDGTFTYSRIERVSFAVASLYPNPASDKIVVSFLGEGTNDVTGVSLITMDGRYAYSANKLVNGTIDVRNLAAGTYIVAITFKGGTVRTSKIVIVR from the coding sequence ATGGACTTACGTTTACATTTCAGACGAGCAAGCTATGTAGCGCGGCTCTTTTCGACGTTGACCGGGAGCACCCTGGGCTACTGTATAAAAATGCTGGCTAGAAGGCAGCCAGGCAGGAATTTGTTTCCTGTATTAATTGCATTCGGCTACTTCGTTACCAATGCAAATGCACAAACCTGTGCGACTGTTGAGCGCTTTCAAACCACCACATTTGCAAGGCCTTCCACGGGAACGGGAGGGACCGTTCCAATAGCCGGATATAGTCAGAATAACTGGCAAGGTAGTGGGGCAGGCAACATTGATAGAGGTCCTGGCAGCATTTATTTCAGTGATAACACCAATACACAGACATTTACGCAAGCGGTTTCAAACGTGAACCTGAAGGGTACTGGCGCAACATTTAGTATGACCTTCTCCGCTTTTAACGGGAACTCGCTTTCTTTTCCTTATGATGGCAACCAATCTGATCTGAGGATTAGTTATGCCGGCGTTTTATATGCAACTATTTCCACTTCAAATGGAACGGCAACAACCGGTGCAGGTACAGTAGCTTTTTTTAACGGCGCTGTAAATTCCACAAATGGCTCTAATGCCTCATACAACTACGATATCAACGCCAACGGAGGGGCCGGTTTCGTCCATACACTCAGCTTAAGATTGCCGACAACAATTCCCAATTCAGGATCATTTACCGTAGTATTTGTGCCGAATGCAAATGCAATTGATCCGCGTACTTTTTCAGATGACTATAATGTATTTACCGCTTCATTGTTGTCATGCCCTATTATTTACTCAGGGACTATTTTAGACGATGCCAATGCTTTAACAGACAACCTGGTCAACGGTAGCCCCATTAACACAGCAAGCGTAGCCGGCTTGCAGGTTGCTTTGTACGATGGATCCGGGAACATCGTCGCTGGTACGACAACAAATGTAAATGCCGACGGTACATATAGCATTTCGCATATCGGGACCGGAACCTATACGGTACGATTGTTGAATTTACCATCCACCTACGTAAATACCGGAGAATCGTCCAATGGTACAGGAACAATCCCGGATGGTACAGCCGATGGGATCGTAAGCGCCTATACAATTTTAAATGCCAATACCAACACCGACAAACCAAACGGCAACATCGGCATCCAGCAGCCACCTCAAACCGCTGTCAGTTCTATACCTGCCCAGCCAAACCCGGGAGGCAGCGTGGCAGTAGCTATTCCTGCAACTGCCTTCACAATAAGCACAACTGCCGACCCAAATACAGGTGACGCAGCGCCGGGAGTAGTGAACTATATCAGGATCACTTCATTTCCTGCAAATGCTACAAGCATCGTGATCGATGGGGTTTCCTTCACAAGTCTGGCAGCTATCAACCTGGTATACCCGAATGGAATTCCAACGGATGCTTCCGGTGCACCGACCGTGTCCGTAGGTGTTGATCCGGTAGATGGAGCAGTCACTGTGGTGCTACCAATTGCTGCTGTTGATAATGGGGGAGCGCAGGATCCGACCCCGGGCAGCATCACAGTTCCTTTCTCAGATGCACTTGTATCGGTAAGTGGTAATGTATGGAATGATGCCAATGGAGAGGCAACGAAGGATGGTTCGGAGCCTTTTACAAATGGAGGAGGGTTATTTGCCAATTTAACGGATGCTTCCGGGGCAGTGGTCGCTTCGGTGCCGGTAGACGCTGCAACGGGTGCCTACAGCTTTTCAAATGTGTCGCCAAATACAGCATACTCGATTGTCCTGACGGAAACCGGCCAAACCAACGGCACTATCCTCACGGCCTCGGATCTTCCCGACGGATGGGAGAATACAGGGGTGAACCTTGGTGGTACGGCCGATCCGGGCAACAAGACCGGGGTCATCGCACTGACAACCTCGACTACCGACGTCAGCAGCGCGAACTTCGGAATCGAGCAAACGCCGACTGCCGATGATAAGACTATTTCGAATCTCCCTAATTCCACTTTCAGTTCAATGCCGCCGTCAGGATTTCCTCCGGTAACTGATTATGTGGCTGTGGCAATGAGTGATCCGGCATTACTGCCATTGAGTGGAAGCGACCCTGAGGATTGTGCTGCGGCGGCTTCATGCAGCACCGGATCCACTTTTATAATTGAATCAATTAATACGGCCAATACAAAACTGTACTATGATTTTGGTGGCGCAATAGGTGTTCAGGAGGTAATTCCAGGAACTTCTACCGGTGTAATCCCGAATTTTGATCCCGCAAAAATGGTCATTTATGGTGCAATCGGATCAGGAAATTCCACCAGTCCACTTGAATTTACCTACCAGCTTGTGGATGCTGCCGGTATCCCTTCGCTCCCGGCTACGTATTTGGTGTCTACTGAGTCATCCCTTCCGGTCGTGCTTTCAAGATTCACCGTTAAAGAGAGCGAAAGCCACGCTGCTTTGCTTAACTGGACAACCACCGCGGAGACTAATAGTCAGAAGTTTGACATACAGCATAGCGCCGATGCTAAGACGTGGGATGTAATAGCAAGTGTGGATTCAAAAGGTGAAAGTAAGGACATCGTCGATTACAGTTACACCCACACTTCCCCTTTCCCCGGCGAAAATCTGTACCGCCTGAAAATGGTAGATCTGGACGGGACTTTTACATACAGCAGGATCGAGCGTGTCAGCTTCGCAGTGGCATCACTTTATCCAAATCCTGCCTCAGATAAAATAGTCGTCAGCTTTCTGGGCGAAGGTACCAATGATGTGACTGGCGTGAGTCTTATTACAATGGATGGCAGGTATGCTTATTCGGCGAATAAGTTGGTGAATGGTACGATAGACGTAAGAAACCTTGCTGCCGGAACTTACATTGTCGCTATTACTTTCAAAGGCGGGACGGTACGGACTTCGAAAATCGTGATCGTGCGATGA
- a CDS encoding T9SS type A sorting domain-containing protein, whose amino-acid sequence MGKISKIQLSLFFFLLLTLDLAGQCIQATGNTTTTIPLLSSITNPAAAYDQNDGDATTAATLTVNGVGVATLNVNFDDSANPGDSIIVLFGVPTANILDWGSLGGTTFTPYSGLNGTGSASTPVTAANLSFIITAGANSLARIAIPVTSLSGARSVRISYLGIGVALNKRTFIYDVSVKNGPVVVSANQAVCSPGGSATFTGTYNALGSTPIDVIWYGPDGTTVLQTDDNRTGIPYTSTFTTPFVTTTTTFYVRERWAGCTLLSDPRPVTITVRAPLVPDISVTCGNPVSLSVTTSGSSGNETYNWLALNGGNIVSGANTGNPVIDRPGDYQVTVSDANGCSGTTTERVTASHCAQLPVKLVSFHAKKEENAVVVEWRTASETNSDRYEIERSIDGKAWNVIGTVTSQNDESESVKNYLFTDINPNAGENLYRLKMVDRDGTFALSVIRSVFIENSGLTVYPNPASGVFYIKDPEAARVKKISIFNAKGQLVYTGDSVPSSGINVKGLSGGIHTVWIEHAGGAKKSLKVILYR is encoded by the coding sequence ATGGGAAAGATCTCCAAAATTCAATTGTCACTCTTCTTTTTTTTACTGCTAACCCTGGACCTAGCAGGGCAATGCATTCAGGCAACAGGAAACACTACCACCACCATTCCACTGCTCTCTTCCATTACGAATCCCGCCGCCGCTTACGACCAAAATGACGGTGACGCGACTACCGCAGCGACCTTGACTGTCAACGGTGTCGGGGTCGCCACATTGAATGTGAATTTTGATGATTCAGCGAATCCAGGCGATTCCATTATTGTCCTTTTTGGCGTGCCTACCGCGAATATACTTGACTGGGGATCATTAGGCGGGACTACTTTCACTCCCTATTCCGGACTCAACGGTACCGGTTCGGCGAGTACACCCGTAACGGCTGCAAATCTTTCTTTTATCATTACTGCGGGCGCCAATTCGTTGGCCAGGATCGCAATACCGGTAACCAGTCTCTCGGGCGCGCGTTCCGTGCGGATTTCCTATCTTGGAATCGGTGTTGCTCTCAATAAGCGCACGTTTATCTATGACGTGTCGGTCAAAAATGGCCCGGTTGTGGTGAGTGCTAACCAGGCAGTTTGTTCTCCGGGAGGAAGCGCTACTTTCACGGGAACGTATAACGCACTGGGTTCGACGCCAATCGATGTCATTTGGTACGGTCCCGATGGCACAACAGTCTTGCAAACGGATGACAATCGTACCGGAATTCCTTATACGAGTACGTTTACGACGCCATTTGTAACTACTACCACAACTTTTTACGTTCGGGAAAGGTGGGCAGGCTGCACGTTACTCTCAGATCCCCGTCCAGTGACCATTACGGTCCGCGCACCGCTCGTACCCGACATTTCAGTTACGTGTGGAAATCCGGTATCATTATCTGTAACCACATCCGGCTCTTCGGGAAATGAAACGTATAATTGGTTGGCATTGAACGGTGGCAACATTGTGTCGGGAGCAAATACAGGGAATCCGGTAATCGATCGGCCTGGCGACTACCAGGTCACTGTTTCGGATGCAAATGGCTGTTCTGGAACTACGACGGAGCGCGTGACCGCCTCCCACTGCGCCCAACTGCCGGTAAAATTGGTATCATTTCATGCTAAAAAGGAGGAGAATGCAGTTGTAGTTGAATGGCGGACAGCTTCGGAAACTAACAGCGACAGGTATGAAATAGAGCGTAGTATAGACGGGAAAGCCTGGAATGTAATTGGTACAGTGACTAGTCAGAACGACGAATCAGAATCCGTGAAAAATTACCTTTTTACAGACATAAACCCGAATGCCGGCGAAAATTTGTACCGGCTCAAAATGGTTGACAGGGATGGTACATTTGCGCTGAGCGTGATCCGGTCGGTATTCATCGAAAACAGCGGACTGACAGTTTATCCCAATCCGGCGTCCGGGGTTTTCTATATAAAGGATCCGGAAGCCGCCAGGGTTAAGAAAATTTCGATTTTCAATGCGAAGGGGCAGTTAGTGTATACAGGGGATTCAGTTCCTTCTTCCGGAATCAATGTCAAAGGCTTGTCCGGGGGAATTCATACTGTTTGGATTGAGCATGCCGGTGGTGCCAAAAAGTCATTGAAAGTCATTTTATACAGGTAA
- a CDS encoding VOC family protein — translation MATKIFVNLPVSDLNRSKAFFEGLGFTFNPQFSDENAACMVISDAIYAMMLVEPYFGTFTKKPISNAHEKTEVLIALDASSRDEVQQIIAKAKELGATIYNEPADHGWMYQHSFADLDGHQWEFAYMDESQFPTS, via the coding sequence ATGGCGACTAAAATTTTTGTCAATCTTCCGGTGAGTGACCTCAACAGGTCAAAAGCATTCTTCGAAGGCCTTGGTTTTACGTTTAATCCGCAATTCTCGGACGAAAATGCCGCCTGCATGGTGATCAGCGACGCTATTTATGCGATGATGTTGGTAGAACCGTATTTTGGGACTTTTACTAAAAAACCGATTTCCAATGCACACGAAAAAACCGAAGTGCTAATCGCGCTTGACGCCAGTTCCCGGGACGAAGTGCAGCAGATCATAGCGAAGGCGAAAGAATTGGGCGCTACTATTTACAATGAGCCGGCAGACCATGGCTGGATGTATCAGCACAGCTTTGCCGATCTGGACGGTCATCAGTGGGAGTTTGCTTACATGGACGAAAGCCAGTTCCCGACGTCGTAG
- a CDS encoding helix-turn-helix domain-containing protein: MDKEKIAIPYYTDINAFLESIPSTGRTTNPLFYCLRLRKLEHPAEIYKPPFKRSFYFFALFVNSGNAQINYGDKTIMNPESYLVFHSPDLVYSFSHDETLEGYVIYFKAECFSFFKPDFHEEFPFFNRLYTNLFKLDQATFQELAPHFEDVLTAYDRSGVESHMEARARLLALLYYMKAFVAERRKIARFATPQQLLLNKYLQLVNNHYIDKRTVKEYADLLSVTPNHLSQSVKAVSGKNALSYIAARLLTEAKSLLLYTHIDIAEIAYQLGFSDPANFGNFFKKHEGMSPLAFRKRGEK; this comes from the coding sequence ATGGATAAAGAGAAAATAGCAATTCCTTATTACACAGACATCAATGCCTTTCTGGAATCGATCCCGTCGACCGGGCGAACAACCAATCCGCTCTTCTATTGTTTAAGGCTGAGAAAACTGGAACACCCGGCAGAGATTTACAAGCCTCCTTTCAAAAGGTCATTTTATTTTTTTGCGCTCTTTGTCAATTCGGGCAACGCACAAATCAATTATGGCGACAAAACAATTATGAATCCGGAGTCGTACCTGGTTTTCCATTCTCCCGATTTGGTATATAGTTTTTCTCACGATGAAACATTGGAAGGATATGTAATCTATTTTAAAGCTGAGTGCTTTTCGTTTTTCAAGCCTGATTTTCATGAAGAATTTCCTTTCTTCAACCGGTTATACACCAACCTCTTCAAACTGGACCAGGCGACCTTTCAGGAGCTGGCGCCGCATTTCGAAGACGTACTTACGGCCTATGACCGATCCGGCGTTGAATCACATATGGAAGCCCGGGCAAGGCTACTTGCATTGCTTTATTACATGAAGGCATTTGTGGCAGAAAGAAGGAAAATAGCACGGTTTGCAACGCCCCAGCAATTGCTTTTGAATAAATACCTTCAATTAGTGAACAACCACTATATCGACAAAAGAACAGTAAAGGAATATGCCGACCTGCTCTCGGTGACCCCGAATCATCTTTCTCAATCTGTCAAGGCCGTTTCGGGCAAAAATGCGCTTTCTTATATAGCCGCCCGGTTGTTGACCGAAGCAAAATCATTGTTGCTGTACACCCATATCGATATCGCTGAAATAGCATACCAACTTGGCTTTTCGGACCCTGCCAATTTTGGCAATTTCTTTAAAAAGCACGAAGGAATGTCGCCTCTGGCTTTCAGGAAACGCGGGGAGAAATAG
- a CDS encoding RidA family protein encodes MSTNANAAAPAVPISKALVSNGFLFISGQIGSAGGQLVTTSFQDEVRQVFTNIETILHEHSLTFSHIVSVTVYLTDMRYFDELNAVYQAYFTDRYPTRTCIAVAGLPKQARVELTTIASLELKAS; translated from the coding sequence ATGAGTACAAATGCAAATGCTGCCGCACCGGCAGTACCGATTTCAAAAGCTTTGGTATCCAACGGGTTCCTGTTCATTTCCGGTCAGATCGGCTCCGCCGGTGGACAGCTGGTGACTACGTCCTTCCAGGACGAGGTCAGGCAGGTGTTTACGAATATCGAAACGATACTCCATGAGCACAGTCTGACTTTCAGCCACATTGTCAGCGTCACGGTATATCTGACCGATATGAGGTATTTCGACGAACTGAATGCAGTGTACCAGGCCTATTTCACCGACCGCTATCCAACCCGCACCTGTATAGCCGTAGCAGGTTTGCCAAAGCAAGCGAGGGTCGAGTTAACTACGATTGCGAGTTTAGAGCTAAAAGCCAGCTAG
- a CDS encoding helix-turn-helix domain-containing protein, with translation MTHATSNPKIHEGRNLKRFREMLGIKQDALAFELGEDWNQQRISTLEQKEKIDSEILEQVAAILKIPAEAIRNFDEEKAVNIISNTFNGNSAANAVYHNPVYHPIDKLMQLHEEKIALYERMLKEKDEMMGRLERLIGGR, from the coding sequence ATGACACATGCTACCTCCAACCCGAAGATCCACGAAGGCCGCAATTTGAAACGTTTTCGCGAAATGCTCGGTATCAAGCAAGACGCGCTTGCATTTGAGCTCGGCGAAGACTGGAATCAGCAGAGAATCTCCACCCTCGAACAAAAGGAAAAGATCGACTCTGAGATTTTGGAACAGGTTGCGGCGATTCTTAAGATCCCGGCTGAGGCGATCCGAAATTTTGATGAGGAGAAGGCTGTGAATATTATTTCAAATACATTCAATGGTAATTCGGCAGCAAATGCTGTATATCACAACCCTGTTTATCATCCAATTGATAAATTGATGCAGCTTCATGAGGAGAAGATTGCTTTGTATGAGCGGATGTTGAAGGAGAAGGATGAGATGATGGGGCGGTTGGAGCGGTTGATTGGGGGGAGGTAG
- a CDS encoding GNAT family N-acetyltransferase, producing the protein MEFSINVLDNGHKKENFKCERESLDDYIKKQAKQDVKRALAVCYVLEDSEKIVKGYFTLSAASIPREDLPEVILAKLPKGYVDFPATLLGRLALDITVKGQGLGSSLLYVALKKALTHSEVVASMAVIVDPLDDAAKSFYNKHDFIDLPGSGRMFLPMATIKKLIEQEDTIRA; encoded by the coding sequence ATGGAATTTAGCATCAATGTACTTGACAATGGCCACAAAAAAGAAAACTTCAAATGTGAGAGAGAATCATTAGACGATTACATTAAAAAACAAGCAAAGCAAGATGTAAAGCGAGCGTTAGCAGTTTGTTACGTTTTGGAGGATAGTGAAAAAATAGTTAAAGGGTACTTTACTCTTTCGGCAGCCTCTATTCCTCGGGAAGATTTACCAGAAGTTATACTTGCTAAGTTGCCGAAAGGCTACGTAGACTTTCCCGCAACATTACTGGGAAGATTGGCGCTTGATATTACTGTGAAAGGCCAGGGACTTGGCTCTTCACTGCTGTATGTGGCATTAAAAAAAGCCTTAACACATTCTGAGGTTGTTGCTTCAATGGCAGTGATAGTCGATCCTTTGGATGACGCTGCAAAAAGTTTTTATAATAAACACGACTTTATCGACCTCCCGGGTAGTGGGCGAATGTTTCTACCGATGGCGACTATCAAGAAATTGATTGAGCAGGAGGATACTATTCGGGCTTGA
- a CDS encoding type II toxin-antitoxin system TacA family antitoxin — MATIINDRIDVRISKEQKELIKYASSLRGFKSLSEFIVYCVNTEASKIIMDNEKILKTIEDKNIFVNAILNPPAPGEGLKKAQLSALNHKINGI, encoded by the coding sequence ATGGCAACTATAATCAATGACCGCATCGATGTTCGGATCAGCAAAGAACAAAAGGAGCTGATCAAGTATGCTTCCTCACTTCGGGGCTTCAAAAGCCTGTCAGAGTTCATTGTTTATTGCGTTAACACAGAGGCTAGTAAAATTATCATGGATAATGAGAAGATTCTGAAAACGATTGAAGACAAGAACATTTTTGTGAATGCTATTTTGAATCCACCGGCTCCCGGGGAAGGTCTTAAGAAAGCCCAGCTATCGGCCTTAAACCATAAAATAAATGGAATTTAG
- a CDS encoding VOC family protein — translation MRAINPWINFNGNAEEAFNFYKSVFGGDFTKIIRFKDLSSDEFPIPESEANKIMTIVLPIGKHNVLIANDVPEFMGRVNENENRSKISISAESREEADQLFNGLSAGGNIEGPMGDSPWGTYAGMFRDKYGIEWIVEFDPGYNG, via the coding sequence ATGAGAGCAATCAATCCCTGGATCAACTTCAATGGAAATGCTGAGGAAGCGTTCAATTTCTATAAATCAGTGTTTGGCGGAGATTTTACGAAGATCATTCGTTTCAAAGACCTGTCAAGCGATGAATTTCCGATACCGGAAAGCGAGGCGAATAAAATCATGACCATTGTTTTGCCAATAGGCAAGCATAATGTGTTAATAGCCAATGATGTTCCGGAATTTATGGGACGGGTAAATGAAAACGAAAACAGGTCCAAAATTTCAATCAGTGCAGAAAGTCGTGAAGAAGCAGACCAACTTTTCAACGGACTATCGGCAGGCGGAAATATCGAGGGGCCGATGGGCGACAGCCCCTGGGGGACCTACGCCGGAATGTTCAGGGACAAATATGGTATCGAATGGATCGTGGAATTTGACCCGGGTTATAACGGGTGA
- a CDS encoding FEKKY domain-containing protein: MKKLLIINVVILAVLLIAVVAPDYYINYEVYVNLMDSLASFEWLTLLGILSGGALLSAFFAGIKPNKIPYTSRFLKINIAFNTAFLLLILYYAALAVLSAKREYEELLSEYKIKAVSDIKNGLIVYETFGFPIVLDSADRAQIAKIDSLRRSYGLESRNIGCMMTAPLLRAQSEYEKLTAPYLDRRNGPGWKQRMDTQIANIRKGQF, encoded by the coding sequence GTGAAAAAATTGCTGATTATAAATGTAGTCATCCTGGCAGTGCTGTTGATCGCTGTTGTGGCCCCAGATTATTACATCAACTACGAAGTGTATGTCAATTTAATGGACTCTCTGGCTAGTTTCGAGTGGCTTACTTTGTTGGGCATATTATCGGGAGGTGCGCTGCTTTCGGCTTTTTTTGCTGGTATAAAACCTAATAAGATTCCATATACGAGCCGTTTTCTGAAAATCAATATTGCCTTTAATACGGCATTTCTCCTTCTCATTTTGTATTACGCGGCGTTGGCGGTTCTTAGTGCCAAAAGAGAATACGAAGAATTGTTGTCTGAATATAAAATCAAGGCTGTATCTGACATCAAAAATGGGCTGATCGTGTACGAAACTTTCGGCTTTCCAATAGTATTGGATTCAGCAGACCGAGCGCAAATAGCTAAAATCGACAGCCTTAGGAGATCGTACGGTCTTGAAAGCCGGAATATCGGATGTATGATGACAGCCCCATTGTTAAGAGCTCAATCAGAATACGAAAAACTTACAGCGCCATATCTCGACCGAAGAAATGGCCCAGGTTGGAAACAGCGAATGGACACGCAAATTGCGAATATTAGAAAGGGGCAATTTTAG
- a CDS encoding haloalkane dehalogenase — protein MNASQQLLHETDSPLPKKFQLINGLKMAYVDAGKGDPIIFLHGNPASSYIWRNIIPHVTELGRCIAPDLMGMGDSDHFTDKAAYTFANNEKYLDELFSSLGIQKNIVFVVHDWGSVLAFDWARKHPGAVKGIVYMEAITKPRSWDEVPGVARETFQKLRTQEGEQMVLIGNSFIEFNLPKTILRSLSPEEMAEYRRPFTEPGEGRRAMLSWARQLPLGGEPADIVSVVNDNSSWLSETNIPKLFIEAAPGTLAEAEKEACKRWPNQDHIVVNGHHNLQEDSATEIGAAIAWWLRKIR, from the coding sequence ATGAATGCATCACAGCAACTTCTACACGAAACAGATTCTCCCCTGCCGAAAAAGTTTCAACTAATTAATGGGCTCAAAATGGCCTATGTGGATGCAGGTAAAGGCGATCCGATCATCTTTCTTCACGGAAACCCTGCGTCCAGCTACATCTGGCGGAATATTATACCCCACGTCACGGAGTTAGGCCGCTGTATCGCACCCGACCTGATGGGTATGGGCGACTCCGACCATTTCACAGACAAAGCAGCCTATACATTTGCAAATAATGAAAAATACCTGGACGAACTTTTCAGCAGCCTGGGCATTCAAAAGAATATCGTTTTCGTGGTACACGACTGGGGCTCCGTACTCGCTTTCGACTGGGCAAGAAAGCATCCCGGTGCAGTGAAGGGCATTGTGTACATGGAAGCCATCACAAAACCACGCTCGTGGGATGAGGTGCCCGGGGTGGCGCGGGAAACTTTTCAAAAACTTCGCACCCAAGAAGGTGAGCAAATGGTACTTATCGGAAATTCTTTCATTGAGTTCAATTTGCCCAAAACGATTTTACGCTCTTTGTCGCCGGAAGAAATGGCAGAATACCGGCGTCCATTTACCGAGCCTGGCGAAGGCAGGCGCGCCATGCTCAGCTGGGCACGGCAGTTGCCGCTGGGTGGCGAACCGGCCGATATCGTCAGTGTCGTAAATGATAACAGTAGCTGGTTAAGCGAAACAAACATTCCCAAACTATTTATCGAGGCGGCACCCGGGACTTTGGCCGAAGCAGAGAAAGAGGCATGCAAACGCTGGCCCAACCAGGACCACATTGTTGTAAACGGGCATCATAATCTGCAAGAGGATTCTGCAACTGAAATTGGCGCAGCGATTGCCTGGTGGTTGCGGAAAATCAGGTAA